Part of the Streptomyces europaeiscabiei genome is shown below.
CCGCACTGCGGCACGACGGCACCACCGTCACCTACGCCGAACTCGACGCCCGCGCCGACCGGTTCGCCCGCCGCCTCACCGAGCTGGGTGCCGGTCCCGAGGCCGTCGTCGCCGTCCTCCTCGACCGCGGCCCCGACCTGGTCGCAGCGCTGCTGGGCATCTGGCGGGCGGGCGCCGCCCATCTCCCGGTCGACCCGGCCCACCCGGACGACCGCGTCGCCCACATGCTGGCGACGACCGCGACCACCCTGGCCGTCACCGAAACCCGGTACGCAGGCCGCTTCACCGGCGTCCGCACGGTCGTCGTCGACGACCCCGCCGAACGGGCCGCGCTGAAGGCGGCCGACGCCGAACTGCCCGCCGCCCACGACCTGGACCGGCTCGCCTACGTCATCTACACCTCCGGCTCCACCGGGCGCCCCAAGGGTGTCCTGATCAGCCACCGCGGCCTCGCCAACTACCTGGGCTGGACGGTCCAGGCGTACGCGAGCGCGGGCACCGGGGGAGCGCCGCTGTTCTCCTCCGTCGCCTTCGACCTGGGCATGCCCGACCTGTACGCGCCGCTGATGACCGGGCAGCCGGTGCACCTGCTGCCGCAGGACTTCGACACCGCCGACCTCGGTGACCTGCTCGCGGCAGGCGGACCGTACGCCTTCATCAAACTCACCCCCGGCCATCTCGACCTGCTGGAGCAGCAGTTGAGCCCGGAACAGGTGCGCGGCCTGGCCGGACTCGTCATCGCCGCCGGTGACTCCTTCACCGCCCGGCTCGCCGAACGGTGGGCGACGGCGGCGGGTGAGGGCGGCACCCGGCTGGCCGCCGAGTACGGGCCGACCGAGATCACCGTCGGCAACTCCGCCTACTTCCTCGACGGACCGGTCGCCACCGAGCTGGTCCCCATCGGCCGGGCCGTCCCGCACACCACGATGTACGTCCTGGACGACCGGCTGCGCCCCCTGCCCACCGGCGTCCCCGGCGAGGTGTGGATCGGCGGCACCGGACTGGCACGCGGCTACGCCGGCCGGCCCGACCTGACCGCCGAGCGGTTCGTGCCCGACCCCTACGGCCCGCCCGGCAGCCGCCTCTACCGCTCCGGCGACCTGGCCCGGGTGCTGCCCGACGGCAACCTCGACTTCCTCGCCCGCGTCGACCACCAGGTCAAACTGCGCGGCTACCGCATCGAGTTGGGAGAGGTGGAGGCCGCGCTCACCGCGCACCCGGCCGTCGCCGAGGCCGTCGCGATCGTCCGCGAGGACACCCCGGGCGACAAGCAGCTCGTCGCCTACCTCGTACCGGCCCCCGGCACCGGCGCCGACGACCTCGGCCCGGCCGCCCTGCGCGGACACCTCGGCGCGTCGCTGCCGCCGTACATGCTGCCCTCCGCCTACCTCACCCTGGACGCGCTGCCGCTGACCGGCAACGGCAAGCTCGACCGGCGGGCGCTGCCCGCGCCCGGCCGCGCCGCCACGGCCGTCGGCGCGCACGTCGAGGCCCGCACCGACGCCGAGCGGGCGATGGCCGCCGTATGGGCGCGGGTGCTCGGCCTGGACACCGTCGGGGTGCGCGACAACTTCTTCGACCTGGGCGGCGACTCGCTGCGCGCGGTCGGACTGGTCGGGGCGCTGCGCGCGGCCGGCTGGGAGACCAGCGTCCGCGACGTCTTCGAGCACCGGACCGTCGAACGCCTGGCAACGGCCGTCGCCCGCACCGGCGCCCCGGCCGCCGACACGCCCCGGACCGTCGCACGGTTCGCGCTGATCGACGCCGCCGACCGGGCGGACCTGCCCGCCGACGTCACCGACGCCTACCCGGTCTCGCGCATCCAGGCCGGGATGCTCGTCGAGATGCACGGCGGCAGCGGCGAGAACCGCTACCACAACATCACCTCCTTCCGGATCCGCGACGAACTCCCCTTCGACCCGGCCGCGTTCCAGCGGGCCGCCGACCTGATCGTCGAGCGGCACGAGGTGATGCGCACCTCCTTCGCCCTGGCCGGGTACTCCCAGCCGCTCCAGCTGGTGCACGCCGCCGCGCACATGCCCGTCGTCCACGAGGACCTGCGCCACCTCCCCGAGGACGCCCGCCGACAGGCGCTGTGGGACTTCGCCGACCGGGACCGGGCCGAGCTGTTCGACCTGACCCGGGCACCGCTGATGCGGATGGCCGTGCACCTCCTGGACGACGAGAGCTGGTGGCTGTCGATCACCGAGTGCCACCCCGTCATCGAGGGCTGGAGCTACCACTCCCAGCTGATGGAGATGCTCCGCGCCTACCGTGCCCTGCGCACCGGCGGCGAGCCCGCCCCCGCGCCGCCGGCGCCAGCCGTCCGCTACGCCGACTTCATCGCCGGTGAGCTGCGCGCCCTCGACGACCCGGCCGACCAGGAGTTCTGGCGCGGGATCGTCGAGGGACACGACAAGTTCACCCTGCCGCCCGGCTGGGCGGGCGACCCCACGGGCCCCGACGAGCGCTACCGCATCGACCTGCCGCTGACCGACCTGGAACCCGGCCTGCGCGCCCTGGCGACCGCCGCCGAGGTGCCCTACAAGAGCGTGCTGCACGCCGCGCACAGCAAGGTTCTGTCGCTGCTGACCCGCTCCGCGGCCTTCCGCGGCGGCATGGTCGTCGACGCCCGGCCCGAGGAGGCCGGCGCCGAGACCGTCTCCGGCATGTACCTCAACTCGGTGCCCTTCCCCTACGAGCGGACCGCCCGCACCTGGGGCGAACTGGCCAGGCAGGTCTTCGCGCACGAGGTCGCGCTGTGGCCGCACCGCCGCTACCCGATGCCCGCGATGCGGGTGCCCGGCGGCGAGGCCCACCTGATCGACGTGCTCTTCCACTACCTGGACTTCCACCAGGTCGACACCGAGCTGATCGACATCATGGCCAGCCGCGACGACAGCCCCAACGAGTTCCCCGTGGTCGTCGGCACCCCCGTCCGCGGCCACCTCTCCCTCGCCTCCCGCACCCGCACCTTCTCCCGGTCCGCCGCCGACCGGCTGGCCGGGCTGTACCGCGCGGTGCTCACCGAGATGGCCCGCGCGGGCGCCGACGGCGACAGCACCGGCGCCTTCCCCGACCGTTACGAACGCGTCCGCCTCAAGGCGCCCGCCCTGCCCCACCCCGAGACCCCCGCCGACGTCCTCGGCGCCTTCGAGGCACAGGCCGCCCGCACCCCGGCGGCCACCGCCCTGCACGGCGAGGACTTCCGCCTCTCCTACGGCGAGCTCGACGCCCGCGCCAACCGGATCGCCCGCCGGCTGCTCGCCCTCGGCGCCGGCGCCGAGACCCGGGTGGCGGTGCTGCTCGACCGTGGCCCGGACCTCGTCACCGCCCTGCTCGGCGTGTGGAAAGCGGGTGCCGTGCAGGTGCCCCTCGACCCGTGCGCGCCGGACCTCCGGTTCGCCGGGACCGCGCCGCGGATCGCCGTCACCCAGCGCTCGTACCGCTTCCGGCTGCCCGTCGCCGAGGTGCTGCTCGCCGAGGACGCCGCCCACGACGGTGACGGCTCGCCGCTCGGCCTGCGGCACGACCCGGACCGGCTCGCCTACGTCCTGCACACCTCCGGCTCCACCGGCACCCCCAAGGCCGTCGAGGTCTCCCACCGGGCCCTCGCGCACTACCTCGACTGGGCCGTACGGCAGTACACCGAGGCCGGCCGCGGCGGAGCGCCCTGGTTCACCCCGGTCGGCTTCGACCTCGGGATGCCCGCGCTGTACGCGCCGCTGATGACCGGGCAGCCGGTACGGGTGCTGCCGCAGAGGTACGCCACGGCCGAGTTAGGGCCGCTGCTGCTGCGGGGCGCGCCGTACGCGTTCGTCGGCCTGACGCCGGGCCATCTGGCGCTGCTGGAACACCAGCTGACCGACCGGGAACTGGCCGGGCTGGCCGGGCTCGCGGTCTGCGCCGGGGACGCCTACCCCACCGCGCAGGCCGACCGGGTCGCCGCTCGGATCCGCGCCGGCGGCGGGGGCATGTCCCTCGGCGCCGAGTACGGGCCCACCGAGGCCACCGTCGCCGCCACCTACGGCCCCGTGCGCGCCCGGTCCGGTCGGGCCCTGGTCCCGCTCGGCGCCCCGCTGCCCGGCGTCCTGGTCCGCGTCCTCGACGCGGAGCTGCGACCCGTGCCCGACGGCGTCACCGGCGAGGTGTTCCTCGGCGGCGACGGACTCGCCCGCGGCTACGGCGGCCGTCCCGACCTGACCGCGCTCGCCTTCCGGCCCGACCCGTACGGACGGCCCGGCAGCCGTCTCTACCGCACCGGCGACCTGGCCCGGCGACTGCCGGGCGGGCTCCTGGAGTTCGCGGGCCGCACCGACAGCCAGGTGAAGATCCGCGGCCACCGCGTGGAGCCCGGTGAGGCCGAGGCCGCCCTCACCGCTGACCCGGCTGTACGGGAAGCGCTGGTCACGGCCGTCCCGGCCGCCGACGGCGGGAAGCGGCTCGCCGCCTGGGTGGTGCCCGCCGAGGGCCGCACCGTGGCGGTGGCCGCGCTCCGGGACCGGCTGCGCACCCTCCTGCCCGCCGCGCTCGTCCCGGCCGTAGTCGAGGTCGTCGCCGCCCTGCCGCTCACCCGCAACGGCAAACGCGACCGGGCCGCCGTCGTGGCCCGCGAGGCGACCGGCGCGGGCGCGGCACCGTACGCGGCACCGCGCACCGCCACCGAACGGCAACTCGCCGCGGTCTGGGCCGAGGTGCTCGGCCTCGAACGGGTCGGCGTCGACGACGACTTCCGCGAACTGGGCGGAGACTCGCTGCTCGTGCCGCCGCTGCTGGTCGCCGCCCGCCGCGCGGGCCTCGCTCTCGACCTGGCCACGGCCCTGCGCCACCACACCGTCGCGCGGCTCGCCGCCGCCCTGGACCACTCCACAACCAGCTAGGGAAGGCTGATCCCATGGACGTCCGCCGGGACGTGCGCCACCTCATCTCCGTCGACGACCTCACCGACCACGAACTGCACCGCGTCGTCGCACGCGGCGCCGCGTTCTCCGCCGGCCTCGCCGACCCGGTCCGCCCGCTGGACGGCCTGGTCACCGGGGTCTACTTCGCCAAGACCTCCACCCGCACCCGGACCGCCTTCTCCTCCGGCGCGCTGCGCCTGGGCGCCTCCCTCGTCTCCTACGGGCCCGGCGACCTCCAGCTCAACACCGGCGAGACCACCGAGGACACCGGCCGGGTGCTGTCCGGCATGCTCGACGTGCTGGTGGCCCGCACCGCGGGACCGGAGGAGGAACTGCGCGGCTGGGCGAGCCAGCATCGGATGGCCGTCGTCAACGCCATGAGCGCCGAGGAGCACCCCACCCAGGCGCTGACCGACCTGACCACCCTGCTCCGGCACTTCGGCCGCATCGAAGGCCTGCGCGTCCTCTACGCCGGAGAGGGCAACAACACCGCGGCGGCCCTCGCCCTGGCCCTCAGCCGCTACCCCGGCGTTCACCTCGACCTGCGCACCCCGCCCGGCTACGGGCTCACCGCGTCCGTCGCCGCGCGGGCCGCGGCCCACGCCGTCCGCAGCGGCGCCCGGATCACCGAGCGGCACGACATGGCCGCCCTCGCGGGGGAGTACGACGTCATCTACACCACCCGCTGGCAGACCACCGGCACCAGCAAGCCGGACGCGGACTGGCGGGAGATCTTCGCGCCGTTCCAGGTCGGCCCGTGGCTATGGGACGGCTCGCCCCGCGCCGTCTTCATGCACGACCTGCCGGCCCACCGCGGCGAGGAGGTCACGGCGGACGTCCTGGACGGCCCGGCGAGCATCGCCTTCGCGCAGGCCACCAACAAGATGCACAGCGCCATGGCGGTCCTGGAGCACACATGCGCCCCGCTGACGGCCCGGGTGCCCGAGATCGCTGCCGCCCGATGAGCGGTACCACGCGTCCGGCCACGGACCCCTCGGAAGTGCCGTGGCTGATGGCGGAGGAGGCGCGCGACGGGAGCGAGAGCAGGGCGGGTACGGTCACCGAGGCGCCCGAGCCGACACCTGGGCCCGCACCGGAGCCGGCGGCTGCCGAGTCCGCGCCCCCGCACCTGCCCCTGCGCCGCAACCGGGACTTCACCCTGCTGTGGGGCGGCGCCGGGCTGTCGCTGCTGGCCGGGCGGGCGACCGCCGTGGCGTATCCGCTGACCGTGCTGTGGGCCACCGGATCGCCAGGGGACGCCGGACTGGTCGGCACCGCGCTGCTGCTGCCCATGCTGCTGATGCAGCTGCCGGGAGGGGTGCTCGTCGACCGCTACGACCGGCGGCGCATCATGATCGGCGCCGGGCTCGGCCAGCTACTGATCGCCGTCGTGGTGACCGGGCTGCTGCTCAGCGGACGCATCTGGCTGTGGGCGCTGCTGG
Proteins encoded:
- a CDS encoding non-ribosomal peptide synthetase; this translates as MTAPTAPNREELAAELLRRRLAARAGGRRAVPAGIPRADRSAPLVLSAGQRSLWFLHQLDPDSPEYLLPMVYRLRGPLDTGALRRAFDTLAARHEILRTRYVLDGTEPRQVIDPAGPADFAVVRGADADADADADADADGRAVAFAEEQAARPIDLAAEQPLRVRLLRLAADDHVLVAVVHHIACDAMTRPLLLSDLSALYTAAVEGRDPAGALPEPAVQYADYAAWLTERDSSPAAAADLAWWRERLAGLAPLGLPTDRPRPAVRDGGGATTRFEVPAPVAEKLRGLARDEGVTAFMVLLGAWQLLLGRYAGTTDVCVGTASSGRTRPELRQMAGYAYNTLALRAAWRPGTPFRRFLADSRTAVLAAFDHQGTPFDRIADEVEPERDLSTTPVFQVMFDLVSGEGGPEGLELPGVTVAPVPAQSRVSRFDLTLHLAERPDGTLHGSLEYATALFDAATAERITRHYRTLLAAIARAPGTPVADLDVLDAAERALLLDGPAVPVGTDRPLELAALRPVFETIAAQMAATPDAPALRHDGTTVTYAELDARADRFARRLTELGAGPEAVVAVLLDRGPDLVAALLGIWRAGAAHLPVDPAHPDDRVAHMLATTATTLAVTETRYAGRFTGVRTVVVDDPAERAALKAADAELPAAHDLDRLAYVIYTSGSTGRPKGVLISHRGLANYLGWTVQAYASAGTGGAPLFSSVAFDLGMPDLYAPLMTGQPVHLLPQDFDTADLGDLLAAGGPYAFIKLTPGHLDLLEQQLSPEQVRGLAGLVIAAGDSFTARLAERWATAAGEGGTRLAAEYGPTEITVGNSAYFLDGPVATELVPIGRAVPHTTMYVLDDRLRPLPTGVPGEVWIGGTGLARGYAGRPDLTAERFVPDPYGPPGSRLYRSGDLARVLPDGNLDFLARVDHQVKLRGYRIELGEVEAALTAHPAVAEAVAIVREDTPGDKQLVAYLVPAPGTGADDLGPAALRGHLGASLPPYMLPSAYLTLDALPLTGNGKLDRRALPAPGRAATAVGAHVEARTDAERAMAAVWARVLGLDTVGVRDNFFDLGGDSLRAVGLVGALRAAGWETSVRDVFEHRTVERLATAVARTGAPAADTPRTVARFALIDAADRADLPADVTDAYPVSRIQAGMLVEMHGGSGENRYHNITSFRIRDELPFDPAAFQRAADLIVERHEVMRTSFALAGYSQPLQLVHAAAHMPVVHEDLRHLPEDARRQALWDFADRDRAELFDLTRAPLMRMAVHLLDDESWWLSITECHPVIEGWSYHSQLMEMLRAYRALRTGGEPAPAPPAPAVRYADFIAGELRALDDPADQEFWRGIVEGHDKFTLPPGWAGDPTGPDERYRIDLPLTDLEPGLRALATAAEVPYKSVLHAAHSKVLSLLTRSAAFRGGMVVDARPEEAGAETVSGMYLNSVPFPYERTARTWGELARQVFAHEVALWPHRRYPMPAMRVPGGEAHLIDVLFHYLDFHQVDTELIDIMASRDDSPNEFPVVVGTPVRGHLSLASRTRTFSRSAADRLAGLYRAVLTEMARAGADGDSTGAFPDRYERVRLKAPALPHPETPADVLGAFEAQAARTPAATALHGEDFRLSYGELDARANRIARRLLALGAGAETRVAVLLDRGPDLVTALLGVWKAGAVQVPLDPCAPDLRFAGTAPRIAVTQRSYRFRLPVAEVLLAEDAAHDGDGSPLGLRHDPDRLAYVLHTSGSTGTPKAVEVSHRALAHYLDWAVRQYTEAGRGGAPWFTPVGFDLGMPALYAPLMTGQPVRVLPQRYATAELGPLLLRGAPYAFVGLTPGHLALLEHQLTDRELAGLAGLAVCAGDAYPTAQADRVAARIRAGGGGMSLGAEYGPTEATVAATYGPVRARSGRALVPLGAPLPGVLVRVLDAELRPVPDGVTGEVFLGGDGLARGYGGRPDLTALAFRPDPYGRPGSRLYRTGDLARRLPGGLLEFAGRTDSQVKIRGHRVEPGEAEAALTADPAVREALVTAVPAADGGKRLAAWVVPAEGRTVAVAALRDRLRTLLPAALVPAVVEVVAALPLTRNGKRDRAAVVAREATGAGAAPYAAPRTATERQLAAVWAEVLGLERVGVDDDFRELGGDSLLVPPLLVAARRAGLALDLATALRHHTVARLAAALDHSTTS
- a CDS encoding ornithine carbamoyltransferase yields the protein MDVRRDVRHLISVDDLTDHELHRVVARGAAFSAGLADPVRPLDGLVTGVYFAKTSTRTRTAFSSGALRLGASLVSYGPGDLQLNTGETTEDTGRVLSGMLDVLVARTAGPEEELRGWASQHRMAVVNAMSAEEHPTQALTDLTTLLRHFGRIEGLRVLYAGEGNNTAAALALALSRYPGVHLDLRTPPGYGLTASVAARAAAHAVRSGARITERHDMAALAGEYDVIYTTRWQTTGTSKPDADWREIFAPFQVGPWLWDGSPRAVFMHDLPAHRGEEVTADVLDGPASIAFAQATNKMHSAMAVLEHTCAPLTARVPEIAAAR